A stretch of the Pygocentrus nattereri isolate fPygNat1 chromosome 29, fPygNat1.pri, whole genome shotgun sequence genome encodes the following:
- the LOC108412132 gene encoding E3 ubiquitin-protein ligase TRIM39-like isoform X2 yields the protein MDVSTMMDRPRSPGCESAASNWSADRPIDFKGQVNPEVKRSESPSCVSVVSNWSEDRPIDFKGPDIQDIKSLVSGRLSAACSYMSMATNPPEEDPQEHRPSPDYAEAGDVACDLCKGRKLKACKSCMTCLASFCETHVRDHYTVEALQRHLLVEITKSLNILQENAQLKKIIREERSEKMALRKEITTLRQKICELRLPDYICKGKIPAAANLTLDPETAHCTLILSDDRKRVRLGERKTVNHSAQRFDKYECVLTTEGFSTGRHYWEVEVNKEFTIGVARESAQRKGKFNFSPSVGYWCLYHYRQSFTALDEPSRPLPIDAVPRVLGVCLDIDEKWVIFYNTETKAHIYTFRQMEFGDREKIYPVFTTLEKSVGLKIKTVT from the exons CACAATGATGGACAGGCCGAGGTCACCAGGCTGTGAGTCTGCAGCGAGCAACTGGTCAGCGGATCGACCTATTGACTTTAAAGGACAGGTGAACCCAGAGGTTAAAAG GTCAGAGTCCCCCAGCTGTGTGTCTGTAGTGAGCAACTGGTCAGAGGATCGACCTATTGACTTTAAAGGACCTGATATCCAGGATATTAAAAG tctGGTGTCTGGGAGGTTGTCAGCTGCCTGTAGCTATATGTCTATGGCTACTAACCCACCAGAGGAAGACCCTCAAGAACACAGGCCGAGCCCTGACTACGCTGAGGCTGGAGACGTGGCCTGTGATCTGTGTAAAGGAAGGAAGTTAAAAGCGTGCAAGTCCTGCATGACCTGCCTTGCCTCCTTTTGTGAGACACATGTCAGAGATCACTACACAGTGGAGGCACTGCAGAGACACCTACTGGTGGAGATCACTAAAAGCCTCAACATACTTCAGGAGAACGCTCAGCTGAAGAAAATAATCAGGGAGGAACGGTCTGAGAAGATGGCCCTGAGGAAAGAGATCACTACTCTGAGGCAGAAGATCTGTGAACTGAGGCTTCCTGACTACATTTGCAAAGGGAAGATACCTGCGGCAG CTAACTTGACATTGGATCCtgaaacagctcactgcacactCATCTTGTCTGATGACAGAAAACGAGTGCGACTGGGGGAAAGGAAAACAGTCAATCACAGTGCACAGAGATTTGACAAGTATGAGTGCGTCCTCACCACTGAAGGCTTCAGCACTGGACGGCACTACTGGGAGGTGGAGGTCAACAAAGAGTTCACGATTGGGGTCGCCAGAGAGTCGGCTCAGAGGAAGGGAAAGTTCAACTTCTCACCCAGTGTGGGTTACTGGTGTCTCTATCACTACAGACAGTCCTTCACAGCTCTAGATGAGCCCAGCAGGCCCCTGCCAATCGACGCTGTGCCCCGGGTCTTGGGGGTCTGCCTGGATATCGATGAGAAGTGGGTCATTTTTTATAACACTGAGACTAAAgctcacatttacacatttaggCAGATGGAGtttggagacagagagaagatcTACCCTGTATTCACCACCTTGGAGAAATCAGTGGGGCTGAAGATTAAGACTGTGacctga
- the LOC108412132 gene encoding ret finger protein-like 3 isoform X1: MDVSTMMDRPRSPGCESAASNWSADRPIDFKGQVNPEVKRSESPSCVSVVSNWSEDRPIDFKGPDIQDIKRSESPSCMSAVSNWSEDRPIDFKGTDIQDVKRSESPSCVSVVSNWSEDRPIDFKGPDIQDIKRSESPSCMSAVSNWSEDRPIDFKGTDIQDIKSLVSGRLSAACSYMSMATNPPEEDPQEHRPSPDYAEAGDVACDLCKGRKLKACKSCMTCLASFCETHVRDHYTVEALQRHLLVEITKSLNILQENAQLKKIIREERSEKMALRKEITTLRQKICELRLPDYICKGKIPAAANLTLDPETAHCTLILSDDRKRVRLGERKTVNHSAQRFDKYECVLTTEGFSTGRHYWEVEVNKEFTIGVARESAQRKGKFNFSPSVGYWCLYHYRQSFTALDEPSRPLPIDAVPRVLGVCLDIDEKWVIFYNTETKAHIYTFRQMEFGDREKIYPVFTTLEKSVGLKIKTVT; the protein is encoded by the exons CACAATGATGGACAGGCCGAGGTCACCAGGCTGTGAGTCTGCAGCGAGCAACTGGTCAGCGGATCGACCTATTGACTTTAAAGGACAGGTGAACCCAGAGGTTAAAAG GTCAGAGTCCCCCAGCTGTGTGTCTGTAGTGAGCAACTGGTCAGAGGATCGACCTATTGACTTTAAAGGACCTGATATCCAGGATATTAAAAG GTCAGAGTCCCCCAGCTGTATGTCTGCAGTGAGCAACTGGTCAGAGGATCGACCTATTGACTTTAAAGGAACTGATATCCAGGATGTTAAAAG GTCAGAGTCCCCCAGCTGTGTGTCTGTAGTGAGCAACTGGTCAGAGGATCGACCTATTGACTTTAAAGGACCTGATATCCAGGATATTAAAAG GTCAGAGTCCCCCAGCTGTATGTCTGCAGTGAGCAACTGGTCAGAGGATCGACCTATTGACTTTAAAGGAACTGATATCCAGGATATTAAAAG tctGGTGTCTGGGAGGTTGTCAGCTGCCTGTAGCTATATGTCTATGGCTACTAACCCACCAGAGGAAGACCCTCAAGAACACAGGCCGAGCCCTGACTACGCTGAGGCTGGAGACGTGGCCTGTGATCTGTGTAAAGGAAGGAAGTTAAAAGCGTGCAAGTCCTGCATGACCTGCCTTGCCTCCTTTTGTGAGACACATGTCAGAGATCACTACACAGTGGAGGCACTGCAGAGACACCTACTGGTGGAGATCACTAAAAGCCTCAACATACTTCAGGAGAACGCTCAGCTGAAGAAAATAATCAGGGAGGAACGGTCTGAGAAGATGGCCCTGAGGAAAGAGATCACTACTCTGAGGCAGAAGATCTGTGAACTGAGGCTTCCTGACTACATTTGCAAAGGGAAGATACCTGCGGCAG CTAACTTGACATTGGATCCtgaaacagctcactgcacactCATCTTGTCTGATGACAGAAAACGAGTGCGACTGGGGGAAAGGAAAACAGTCAATCACAGTGCACAGAGATTTGACAAGTATGAGTGCGTCCTCACCACTGAAGGCTTCAGCACTGGACGGCACTACTGGGAGGTGGAGGTCAACAAAGAGTTCACGATTGGGGTCGCCAGAGAGTCGGCTCAGAGGAAGGGAAAGTTCAACTTCTCACCCAGTGTGGGTTACTGGTGTCTCTATCACTACAGACAGTCCTTCACAGCTCTAGATGAGCCCAGCAGGCCCCTGCCAATCGACGCTGTGCCCCGGGTCTTGGGGGTCTGCCTGGATATCGATGAGAAGTGGGTCATTTTTTATAACACTGAGACTAAAgctcacatttacacatttaggCAGATGGAGtttggagacagagagaagatcTACCCTGTATTCACCACCTTGGAGAAATCAGTGGGGCTGAAGATTAAGACTGTGacctga
- the LOC108412125 gene encoding E3 ubiquitin-protein ligase TRIM39-like: MSGVSLMTPTSVTGRETEDNKSLRSGSVADSGVCMKTDWTHKLTQNISRENLHYAEAGDVACDLCEGRKLRAFKSCMTCLASFCETHVRDHYTVEALQRHLLVEVTKNLHILQENAQLRKENAAMKDEIKTLKRTIQDLRLPDYICKGKTPVPADLTLDPETAYCALILSKSQKHVRLGEKKTVNHSAKRFDKYECVLATKGFRSGRHYWEVEVNKEFTVGVTKEFSQRKGRFSVSPSLGYWCLYHFRQIFTALEEPSRPLSPDAVPRILGVCIDVNEKWVIFYNNETKAHIYTFKHMDFKDGEKIYPVFSTTEKSADLKIRTVR; this comes from the exons ATGAGTGGAGTGTCCCTGATGACGCCCACCAGTGTGACTGGGAGAGAAACTGAGGACAACAAAAG TTTGAGATCTGGATCAGTTGCAGACAGCGGGGTATGTATGAAGACTGACTGGACACACAAGCTAACGCAGAACATCAGCAGGGAGAACCTTCACTATGCCGAGGCTGGAGACGTGGCCTGTGATCTGTGTGAAGGAAGGAAGTTAAGAGCGTTCAAGTCCTGCATGACCTGCCTTGCCTCCTTCTGCGAGACTCACGTCAGAGATCACTACACAGTGGAGGCACTGCAGAGACACCTACTGGTGGAGGTCACCAAAAACCTCCACATACTTCAAGAGAACGCTCAGCTGAGGAAAGAGAATGCAGCTATGAAGGACGAGATCAAAACACTGAAACGGACCATACAAGACCTGAGGCTTCCTGACTACATCTGCAAAGGGAAGACACCTGTACCAG cTGATTTGACGCTGGATCCTGAAACAGCTTACTGTGCACTCATTCTGTCCAAGAGCCAGAAACATGTGCGACTGGGAGAAAAGAAAACCGTCAATCACTCCGCAAAGAGATTTGATAAGTATGAGTGCGTCCTCGCCACTAAAGGCTTCCGCTCTGGACGGCACTACTGGGAGGTGGAGGTCAACAAAGAGTTCACCGTTGGAGTTACAAAGGAGTTTTCTCAGAGGAAAGGGAGGTTCAGCGTCTCACCCAGTCTGGGTTACTGGTGTCTCTATCACTTCAGACAGATCTTTACAGCTCTGGAGGAGCCCAGCAGGCCACTGTCCCCCGACGCTGTGCCCCGGATTTTGGGGGTCTGTATTGATGTCAATGAGAAGTGGGTCATTTTTTATAACAATGAGACTAAAGCCCACATTTACACATTCAAACATATGGACTTCAAAGATGGAGAGAAGATCTACCCTGTATTCAGTACCACTGAGAAATCAGCAGATCTGAAGATCAGGACTGTGAGATGA
- the gpx8 gene encoding probable glutathione peroxidase 8, with amino-acid sequence MEALGGYPSKSSPRGKALPVLMSLAVCLGSLYLLQSRFSKPRRLKDFYSFEVRDARGRAISLEKYRGKISLVVNVASQSEQTEENYRFLQELHRELGTAHFNVLAFPCGQYGHTEPGSSRDVEALAKSHYGVTFPIFSKIKIMGSEAEPAFKFITDSVQGIPKWNFWKFLVNAEGQVVRFWRPEEPMEEIRQEVTALIREIILKKRHEL; translated from the exons ATGGAAGCTCTCGGCGGCTACCCGAGCAAGTCCAGCCCGCGGGGAAAAGCCCTGCCGGTGCTGATGAGCCTGGCGGTTTGTTTGGGGTCGCTGTACTTGCTGCAGAGCAGATTCTCGAAGCCGAGAAGACTTAAAGACTTCTATTCCTTCGAAGTGAGGGACGCAAGAGGAAGGGCCATCTCTCTGGAGAAGTACAGAGGAAAG ATCTCGCTGGTTGTAAACGTGGCGAGTCAGAGCGAGCAGACCGAGGAGAACTACCGGTTCCTGCAGGAGCTTCACAGAGAACTAGGTACTGCCCATTTCAACGTTCTGGCCTTCCCCTGCGGTCAGTACGGCCACACCGAGCCCGGCTCCAGCAGGGACGTGGAAGCCCTCGCCAAGTCCCACTATGGAGTGACCTTTCCCATCTTCAGCAAGATCAAGATCATGGGCTCAGAAGCAGAACCTGCGTTCAAGTTCATCACAG ATTCGGTGCAGGGGATACCAAAGTGGAACTTCTGGAAGTTTCTGGTGAACGCCGAGGGCCAGGTGGTGCGGTTCTGGCGGCCGGAGGAACCCATGGAGGAGATCAGGCAGGAGGTCACGGCGCTCATTCGGGAGATCATCCTGAAGAAGAGGCACGAACTCTGA